In Hamadaea flava, a genomic segment contains:
- a CDS encoding phosphatase domain-containing protein — protein sequence MRTPTLTITRGLPGSGKTTWAKTQQPKAVRVNRDDLRLMLHGGRLGESWAENQVSIAHRSSIEALLRAGVDVISDNTNLRARYVRELAELGMACGAAVVIEDFTGVPLEVCIERDAARPDPVGAEVIRSMHARYLAGKRAPLDLPVAPPTAVYEPPADRPSAILVDLDGTVALMGDRSPYDVTRVHLDRPNEPVIAAVRAMHAAGHTIVYCSGRTDDGRALTETWLAEHVGVPHAGLYMRAFGDARKDSVVKRELFERHIRTEFRVIAVFDDRNQVVRMWREVGLTVFQVAEGNF from the coding sequence ATGCGTACCCCCACCCTGACCATCACCCGTGGCCTGCCCGGCTCGGGCAAGACCACCTGGGCCAAGACTCAGCAGCCGAAGGCGGTCCGGGTCAATCGCGACGATCTGCGCCTGATGCTGCACGGCGGCCGGCTCGGCGAATCGTGGGCGGAGAACCAGGTGTCGATCGCCCACCGGTCCTCGATCGAAGCTCTGCTGCGCGCCGGCGTCGACGTGATCAGCGACAACACCAACCTGCGTGCGCGATACGTCCGGGAACTCGCCGAACTCGGGATGGCCTGCGGAGCCGCCGTCGTCATCGAGGACTTCACCGGCGTACCGCTGGAAGTCTGCATCGAACGGGACGCCGCGCGACCGGACCCGGTCGGTGCGGAGGTCATCCGCTCGATGCACGCCCGCTACCTGGCGGGCAAGCGCGCGCCGCTGGACCTGCCGGTCGCCCCGCCCACGGCGGTCTACGAGCCGCCCGCGGACCGGCCGAGCGCGATCCTGGTCGACCTGGACGGCACGGTGGCCCTCATGGGCGACCGGTCGCCCTACGACGTCACCCGGGTCCACCTGGACCGGCCCAACGAGCCCGTCATCGCGGCGGTACGCGCGATGCACGCCGCCGGGCACACCATCGTCTACTGCTCCGGCCGCACCGACGACGGGCGGGCGCTGACCGAGACCTGGCTGGCCGAGCACGTCGGCGTCCCACACGCCGGTCTCTACATGCGCGCCTTCGGCGACGCCCGCAAGGACTCGGTGGTGAAGCGGGAACTGTTCGAGCGGCACATCCGCACCGAGTTCCGGGTCATCGCCGTCTTCGACGACCGCAACCAGGTCGTACGCATGTGGCGAGAGGTGGGCCTGACCGTCTTCCAGGTCGCCGAAGGCAACTTCTGA